One region of Agrobacterium tumefaciens genomic DNA includes:
- the rpoC gene encoding DNA-directed RNA polymerase subunit beta' encodes MNQEVMNLFNPQVPAQHFDSIRISIASPEKILSWSYGEIKKPETINYRTFKPERDGLFCARIFGPIKDYECLCGKYKRMKYKGIICEKCGVEVTLSRVRRERMGHIELAAPVAHIWFLKSLPSRISTLLDMTLKDVERVLYFENYIVTEPGLTSMKQNQLLSEEEYMIAVDEFGEDQFTAMIGAEAIYEMLASMNLEKIAGDLRAELAETTSDLKQKKFMKRLKIVENFMESGNRPEWMIMKVVPVIPPDLRPLVPLDGGRFATSDLNDLYRRVINRNNRLKRLIELRAPGIIIRNEKRMLQESVDALFDNGRRGRVITGANKRPLKSLSDMLKGKQGRFRQNLLGKRVDYSGRSVIVTGPELKLHQCGLPKKMALELFKPFIYARLDAKGYSSTVKQAKKLVEKEKPEVWDILDEVIREHPVLLNRAPTLHRLGIQAFEPMLVEGKAIQLHPLVCTAFNADFDGDQMAVHVPLSLEAQLEARVLMMSTNNILHPANGHPIIVPSQDMVLGLYYLSIMNQNEPGEGMAFSDIGELHHALENKVVTLHAKIRGRFKTVDADGKPVSKIHETTPGRMLIGELLPKNVNVPFDVCNQEMTKKNISKMIDTVYRHCGQKDTVIFCDRIMQLGFAHACRAGISFGKDDMVIPDSKVKIVGDTEALVKEYEQQYNDGLITQGEKYNKVVDAWGKATEKVAEEMMARIKAVEFDPETGRQKPMNSIYMMSHSGARGSPNQMRQLGGMRGLMAKPSGEIIETPIISNFKEGLTVNEYFNSTHGARKGLADTALKTANSGYLTRRLVDVAQDCIVNSVDCGTDKGLTMTAIVDAGQVVASLGARILGRTALDDIDNPVTGENIVKARTLIDEADVAIIEKAGIQSVRIRSALTCEVQVGVCGVCYGRDLARGTPVNMGEAVGVIAAQSIGEPGTQLTMRTFHLGGTANVVDQSFLEASYEGTIQIKNRNILRNSDGVLIAMGRNMSVTILDERGVERSSQRVAYGSKIFVDDGDKVKRGQRLAEWDPYTRPMMTEVEGTVHFEDLVDGLSVLEATDESTGITKRQVIDWRSTPRGSDLKPAIIIKDASGAVAKLSRGGEARFHLSVDAILSVEPGSKVFQGDVLARSPLESAKTKDITGGLPRVAELFEARRPKDHAVIAEIDGTIRLGRDYKNKRRVMIEPAEDGVEPVEYLIPKGKPFHLQEGDYIEKGEYILDGNPAPHDILAIKGVEALASYLVNEIQEVYRLQGVVINDKHIEVIVRQMLQKVEITDAGDSHYIVGDNVDRIELDDNNDRLIEEGKKPAYGDPVLLGITKASLQTPSFISAASFQETTKVLTEAAIAGKTDTLQGLKENVIVGRLIPAGTGGTMTQIRRIATSRDDLILEERRKGTGAGSATQMLQDMTDPAPAE; translated from the coding sequence ATGAACCAAGAGGTCATGAATCTTTTCAATCCTCAGGTGCCTGCGCAGCATTTCGATTCCATCCGGATTTCGATCGCTTCGCCGGAAAAAATCCTGTCGTGGTCCTACGGCGAGATCAAGAAGCCGGAAACCATCAACTATCGTACGTTCAAGCCGGAACGCGATGGTCTCTTCTGCGCGCGCATTTTCGGACCTATCAAGGACTACGAATGCCTGTGCGGCAAGTACAAGCGCATGAAGTACAAGGGCATCATCTGTGAAAAGTGCGGCGTTGAAGTTACGCTGTCGCGCGTTCGCCGTGAGCGCATGGGCCATATCGAGCTCGCAGCGCCCGTTGCCCATATCTGGTTCCTGAAGTCGCTTCCCTCGCGTATCTCGACCTTGCTCGACATGACGCTGAAGGATGTCGAACGCGTTCTCTATTTCGAGAACTACATCGTCACCGAACCCGGCCTCACCTCGATGAAGCAGAACCAGCTTCTGTCCGAGGAAGAGTACATGATCGCCGTTGACGAGTTCGGCGAAGACCAGTTCACCGCCATGATCGGCGCTGAAGCCATCTACGAGATGCTGGCTTCGATGAACCTCGAAAAGATCGCCGGTGACCTGCGTGCCGAGCTTGCCGAGACCACCTCGGATCTCAAGCAGAAGAAGTTCATGAAGCGTCTCAAGATCGTTGAGAACTTCATGGAATCCGGCAATCGTCCGGAATGGATGATCATGAAGGTCGTTCCGGTTATTCCGCCGGACCTTCGTCCGCTGGTTCCGCTGGATGGTGGCCGTTTCGCGACGTCCGACCTCAACGATCTCTATCGCCGCGTCATCAACCGTAACAACCGTCTGAAGCGCCTGATCGAGCTCCGCGCGCCTGGTATCATCATCCGCAACGAAAAGCGTATGTTGCAGGAATCCGTCGATGCGCTGTTCGATAACGGCCGTCGCGGTCGCGTCATCACGGGTGCGAACAAGCGTCCGCTGAAGTCGCTTTCCGACATGCTCAAGGGCAAGCAGGGCCGCTTCCGCCAGAACCTTCTCGGCAAGCGCGTCGACTATTCAGGCCGTTCGGTCATCGTGACCGGTCCGGAGCTGAAGCTGCACCAGTGCGGCCTGCCGAAGAAGATGGCGCTCGAGCTGTTCAAGCCGTTCATCTATGCCCGCCTCGACGCCAAGGGTTACTCCTCGACCGTCAAGCAGGCCAAGAAGCTGGTTGAAAAGGAAAAGCCTGAAGTTTGGGATATCCTCGACGAGGTTATCCGCGAGCATCCGGTCCTTCTGAACCGCGCACCGACGCTTCACCGTCTGGGTATCCAGGCCTTCGAACCCATGCTGGTTGAAGGCAAGGCCATTCAGCTGCATCCGCTCGTCTGCACGGCTTTCAACGCCGACTTCGACGGCGACCAGATGGCCGTTCACGTGCCGCTGTCGCTCGAAGCCCAGCTCGAAGCCCGCGTGCTGATGATGTCGACCAACAACATCCTGCATCCGGCAAACGGCCATCCGATCATCGTTCCTTCGCAGGACATGGTTCTCGGCCTGTATTACCTGTCGATCATGAACCAGAACGAGCCCGGCGAAGGCATGGCCTTCTCGGACATTGGCGAATTGCATCACGCGCTTGAAAACAAGGTCGTGACGCTGCATGCCAAGATCCGTGGTCGTTTCAAGACCGTGGATGCTGACGGCAAGCCGGTTTCCAAAATCCATGAAACGACGCCTGGCCGTATGCTGATCGGCGAACTTCTGCCGAAGAACGTCAACGTGCCGTTCGACGTCTGCAACCAGGAAATGACCAAGAAGAACATCTCCAAGATGATCGACACGGTCTACCGTCATTGCGGCCAGAAAGACACGGTCATCTTCTGCGACCGGATCATGCAGCTCGGCTTTGCTCACGCTTGCCGCGCCGGTATTTCGTTCGGCAAGGACGACATGGTCATTCCGGACAGCAAGGTTAAGATCGTCGGTGACACCGAAGCCTTGGTGAAGGAATACGAACAGCAGTATAACGACGGTCTCATCACCCAGGGCGAAAAGTACAACAAGGTTGTCGACGCCTGGGGTAAGGCAACCGAAAAGGTCGCCGAAGAAATGATGGCGCGCATCAAGGCTGTGGAATTCGACCCGGAAACGGGCCGCCAGAAGCCGATGAACTCCATCTACATGATGAGCCATTCGGGCGCCCGCGGTTCACCGAACCAGATGCGTCAGCTGGGCGGCATGCGCGGCCTGATGGCCAAGCCCTCGGGCGAAATCATCGAGACGCCGATCATCTCGAACTTCAAGGAAGGCCTGACCGTTAACGAGTACTTCAACTCGACCCACGGTGCCCGTAAGGGTCTTGCAGACACCGCCTTGAAGACGGCGAACTCGGGTTACCTTACCCGCCGTCTCGTCGACGTGGCACAGGATTGCATCGTCAACTCCGTGGATTGCGGCACCGACAAGGGCCTCACCATGACCGCCATCGTTGATGCCGGTCAGGTCGTTGCCTCGCTCGGCGCACGTATCCTCGGCCGTACGGCTCTTGATGACATCGACAATCCGGTAACTGGCGAAAACATCGTCAAGGCCAGAACGTTGATCGACGAAGCCGACGTTGCAATCATCGAGAAGGCTGGCATCCAGTCCGTCCGTATCCGCTCGGCACTGACCTGCGAAGTGCAGGTCGGCGTTTGCGGCGTCTGCTACGGTCGTGACCTTGCTCGCGGTACTCCGGTCAACATGGGCGAAGCCGTTGGCGTCATCGCCGCACAGTCGATCGGTGAACCGGGCACGCAGCTCACCATGCGTACCTTCCACCTTGGCGGTACGGCAAACGTGGTCGACCAGTCGTTCCTGGAAGCTTCGTACGAAGGCACGATCCAGATCAAGAACCGCAACATCCTGCGGAACTCCGATGGCGTTCTCATCGCAATGGGCCGTAACATGTCGGTCACCATTCTCGATGAGCGCGGCGTGGAACGTTCCTCGCAGCGTGTCGCTTATGGTTCGAAGATCTTCGTTGATGACGGCGACAAGGTAAAACGCGGCCAGCGTCTTGCAGAGTGGGACCCCTACACCCGTCCGATGATGACGGAAGTGGAAGGTACCGTTCACTTCGAGGACCTCGTCGACGGTCTTTCCGTTCTGGAAGCCACCGACGAATCCACCGGCATCACCAAGCGTCAGGTCATTGACTGGCGTTCGACGCCGCGCGGTTCGGACCTCAAGCCCGCGATCATCATCAAGGATGCTTCCGGCGCTGTCGCAAAGCTTAGCCGCGGTGGCGAAGCCCGCTTCCACCTCTCCGTGGACGCGATCCTGTCGGTTGAGCCTGGTTCGAAGGTCTTCCAGGGTGACGTGCTTGCACGTTCGCCGCTGGAAAGCGCCAAGACCAAGGACATCACCGGTGGTCTGCCGCGCGTTGCCGAACTGTTCGAAGCACGTCGTCCGAAGGATCATGCTGTCATCGCTGAGATCGATGGTACGATCCGCCTCGGTCGCGACTACAAGAACAAGCGTCGCGTGATGATCGAGCCTGCGGAAGATGGCGTCGAGCCGGTCGAATACCTGATCCCGAAGGGCAAGCCCTTCCATCTTCAGGAAGGCGACTACATCGAGAAGGGCGAATACATTCTCGACGGCAATCCGGCACCGCACGACATTCTGGCAATCAAGGGCGTAGAGGCTTTGGCTTCCTACCTCGTGAACGAAATCCAGGAAGTCTACCGACTGCAGGGCGTTGTGATCAACGACAAGCACATCGAGGTGATCGTTCGCCAGATGCTGCAGAAGGTCGAGATCACCGATGCGGGCGACAGCCACTACATCGTTGGCGACAATGTCGATCGTATCGAGCTTGACGACAACAACGACCGCCTGATCGAAGAAGGCAAGAAGCCCGCTTATGGCGATCCGGTTCTTCTCGGTATCACCAAGGCATCGCTGCAGACGCCGTCCTTCATCTCGGCCGCATCGTTCCAGGAAACCACCAAGGTTCTCACGGAAGCTGCGATCGCCGGCAAGACGGATACGCTGCAGGGCCTCAAGGAAAACGTCATCGTCGGCCGCCTCATCCCGGCCGGTACCGGCGGCACCATGACGCAGATCCGCCGCATCGCCACCTCGCGCGACGACCTCATTCTCGAGGAACGCCGCAAGGGTACGGGTGCAGGCTCTGCAACACAGATGCTGCAGGACATGACGGATCCGGCTCCGGCCGAATAA